Proteins encoded in a region of the Mucilaginibacter sabulilitoris genome:
- a CDS encoding Rrf2 family transcriptional regulator produces MNGQFQIAIHILTLLDHAPGELLSSEYIAGSININPALVRKEIRNLRSHGLINSKEGKTGGYSLALPSQKIHFSDVYKAVNHHPALGQAKNMPNPQCPVGRQINQHLNAMANEVDAAIINKLSTITLADFSQKFK; encoded by the coding sequence ATGAACGGGCAATTTCAAATAGCTATACACATACTCACACTCCTCGACCATGCGCCCGGTGAGCTTTTATCATCTGAATATATTGCCGGTAGTATTAATATAAACCCGGCATTGGTACGCAAAGAAATACGCAACCTGCGTAGTCATGGGCTCATTAATAGTAAAGAGGGTAAAACGGGCGGCTATTCGCTGGCTTTGCCATCACAAAAAATACACTTTAGTGATGTATACAAGGCGGTTAATCATCATCCGGCTTTGGGGCAGGCTAAAAATATGCCAAATCCGCAGTGTCCGGTTGGCCGTCAAATTAATCAGCACCTTAATGCCATGGCCAACGAAGTTGATGCGGCTATTATTAATAAACTAAGCACCATTACCCTGGCGGATTTTAGTCAGAAATTCAAATAA
- a CDS encoding GNAT family N-acetyltransferase produces MVITEVSDKASKKAFLNVTRIIYKDDQIWVCPLDNDVEAVFDPAKNNFHQDGKCTRWILTDNNGQLIGRVAAFINNKKAYHYEQPTGGMGFFECIDNKEAAFLLFDTAKKWLQDNGMKAMDGPINFGENDNFWGLLIEGFTHPSYGMNYNPPYYKAFFEDYGFKTLYEQITNHLDVHKPFSERFTKIANWVIQKPGYEFKHFRIKEMEKFAADFISIYNDAWRGFENFVPITQATIAESFEKMRPLMDEKLIWFAYVDNEPASFLIILPDANQMLKPLNGKLNLIGKLKFLYYRWKGVSRMRAIVMGTKQKFQKHGLESAIFIKLKEYVLPLKQYDELELSWVGDFNEKMIAIHSAVGATFGKKHLTMRYIF; encoded by the coding sequence ATGGTCATTACAGAAGTAAGCGATAAAGCATCAAAAAAAGCATTTTTAAACGTGACCCGCATCATTTATAAAGATGATCAAATCTGGGTTTGCCCGCTTGATAATGATGTGGAAGCGGTGTTTGATCCGGCTAAGAACAACTTTCATCAGGACGGTAAATGCACACGTTGGATACTAACTGATAATAATGGCCAGTTGATTGGCCGGGTTGCTGCATTCATCAATAATAAAAAAGCCTATCACTATGAGCAGCCTACCGGCGGCATGGGCTTTTTTGAATGTATTGATAATAAAGAGGCAGCGTTTTTGCTGTTTGATACCGCAAAAAAATGGCTGCAGGATAACGGCATGAAAGCCATGGATGGCCCAATTAATTTTGGCGAAAATGACAACTTTTGGGGTCTGCTGATTGAAGGGTTTACCCATCCCTCCTACGGAATGAATTACAATCCGCCTTATTACAAAGCATTTTTTGAGGATTATGGCTTCAAGACCCTTTATGAGCAGATCACCAATCACCTGGATGTACATAAACCCTTTTCTGAAAGATTCACCAAAATTGCCAACTGGGTAATACAAAAGCCAGGATATGAGTTTAAACATTTCAGGATAAAGGAAATGGAAAAATTCGCGGCCGATTTTATTTCTATCTATAATGATGCCTGGCGCGGTTTTGAAAACTTTGTACCTATAACCCAGGCCACCATAGCCGAAAGCTTTGAAAAAATGAGGCCGTTGATGGATGAAAAGCTAATATGGTTTGCTTATGTTGACAATGAACCGGCATCATTCCTGATTATTTTACCAGATGCCAACCAGATGCTTAAGCCACTAAATGGCAAGCTTAACCTGATAGGGAAACTCAAATTTTTATATTACAGATGGAAGGGCGTGTCAAGAATGCGGGCCATTGTAATGGGAACCAAGCAAAAATTCCAGAAACACGGATTGGAGTCGGCAATATTTATTAAATTGAAAGAATATGTATTACCTCTGAAGCAATATGACGAACTTGAATTATCCTGGGTTGGAGATTTCAATGAGAAAATGATTGCCATACATAGCGCTGTGGGAGCTACATTTGGCAAAAAGCATTTAACAATGCGTTATATTTTTTAA
- a CDS encoding helix-turn-helix domain-containing protein, whose protein sequence is MKTLGKKIRLLRHQKGWSQEDVAKRLDISIPAFSKIETGITDINLSRLEQIATLFEMSVVQLLTFNDAEQDQKFVNELETVNKRLMDRETEVIDLQKKVIELFEELRHSKATA, encoded by the coding sequence ATGAAAACACTTGGAAAAAAAATCAGACTATTACGTCATCAAAAAGGGTGGAGCCAGGAGGATGTTGCAAAGCGATTAGATATTTCTATTCCCGCTTTTTCAAAGATCGAAACCGGGATTACCGATATTAATTTATCAAGGCTCGAGCAAATAGCTACCTTGTTCGAAATGTCAGTAGTTCAGCTACTTACATTTAATGATGCCGAGCAGGATCAAAAATTTGTAAACGAGCTTGAAACTGTTAATAAACGTTTAATGGATCGTGAAACAGAAGTCATTGACCTGCAAAAAAAGGTAATCGAATTGTTTGAAGAGCTTAGACATTCAAAGGCAACTGCATAA